In Sphingobacterium sp. SYP-B4668, the sequence TCGATACTAATCCCTATTTATCCTTCTTTGGCTCTGTGGCCAATACCAATTTAATCTTCAAGCGATTAGCAACATCCATCACCGAAATCACATTCTGAATCGGCACACTATTGTCAGCATACAACATAATCGTCAATTCTTCACCAGTAGCCATCTTAGACTGAATCAATGCCTCTAGGCTCTCATAGGGTACCACTTGCTTATCAATATGATATTGCAAGTCACTAGTAATCGATACGGTCATTGTTTTCTTAGCGACAGATTGCTCACCAGCACTTGACCTAGGAAGCAACAATTTGACAACCTGAGGATTGGATACAGCCGACGCCAACAGGAAGAACAACATCAAGAAAAACATGATATCGTTCAATGCAGCGGTATGTACTTCAGCAGACGGCCTTGCTCTTCTATTACGAATATTCATAATTCAATTTCTTTCTTACTGGTGACTTATGCGCCAGG encodes:
- a CDS encoding ExbD/TolR family protein, encoding MNIRNRRARPSAEVHTAALNDIMFFLMLFFLLASAVSNPQVVKLLLPRSSAGEQSVAKKTMTVSITSDLQYHIDKQVVPYESLEALIQSKMATGEELTIMLYADNSVPIQNVISVMDVANRLKIKLVLATEPKKDK